Proteins encoded in a region of the Anopheles aquasalis chromosome 2, idAnoAquaMG_Q_19, whole genome shotgun sequence genome:
- the LOC126571131 gene encoding transcription initiation factor TFIID subunit 10-like, which translates to MGDNFGIHRGPSKKQSEQAEDRTQGQILSDFLTQLEDYTPTIPESVTSYYLNSAGFEGADPRIVRLISIAAQKFISDVANDALQHCKTRTNSAPTSGHGSSKNQNQKSSKDRKYTLTMEDLQPALNDYGITVRKAHYFV; encoded by the exons ATGGGCGACAACTTCGGAATCCATCGCGGCCCGTCCAAGAAGCAAAGCGAACAGGCAGAGGACCGCACCCAGGGCCAGATTTTGAGTGATTTCCTTACGCAGCTGGAGGACTACACACCGACG ATCCCGGAGTCGGTAACCTCGTACTATTTGAACTCGGCCGGATTCGAAGGAGCTGATCCGCGCAT CGTCCGGTTGATTTCCATCGCCGCACAGAAGTTCATCTCGGATGTGGCCAATGACGCGCTACAGCACTGCAAGACGCGCACGAACAGTGCTCCGACTTCCGGGCACGGATCTTCGaagaaccaaaaccaaaagtcGTCGAAGGATCGCAAGTACACGCTCACTATGGAGGATCTGCAGCCGGCTCTGAACGACTACGGCATCACCGTGCGCAAGGCACACTATTTTGTCTAA
- the LOC126571130 gene encoding uncharacterized protein LOC126571130, producing the protein MKFYLLLASSLCLALIVSARPNEDTSEEPSADSLGPEDGDTSDSPRGDTPEDTSGEGDADTSDDHDLLTSDDEVEKHGKGSEDGDDTAEGTDDAGSADGESEGTAKDGEGGAGEGGKGGAGGKESTRNTYRQVHKLLKKVMKVDVKDKYLKSFIAARLQERLMNPTIDLVSNIEKYSKIKECFSSVEKDTKDLVKESEKAYKECSKDKSNTSCGSEGTRELDEGLIDLEQELSDCIVEKRDEDSE; encoded by the exons ATGAAGTTCTACCTTCTTTTAGCAAGCAGCCTCTGCCTCGCATTGATTGTGTCGGCCCGGCCAAATGAGGACACGTCCGAGGAACCATCCG CTGATTCCTTAGGGCCGGAAGACGGGGATACGAGTGATTCTCCGAGGGGAGATACCCCTGAGGATACAAGTGGTGAGGGAGATGCGGACACCTCTGATGACCATGACTTGCTGACATCCGATGATGAAGTCGAAAAACATGGCAAAGGATCCGAGGATGGCGATGATACTGCCGAGGGTACAGACGATGCAGGGTCAGCTGATGGTGAGAGTGAAGGAACTGCTAAAGACGGAGAAGGAGGCGCTGgagagggtggaaaggggggcgCTGGTGGCAAGGAATCGACTAGGAATACGTATCGCCAGGTGCACAAGCTCTTGAAGAAGGTGATGAAGGTGGACGTTAAGGACAAGTACCTGAAGTCGTTCATCGCAGCCCGTCTGCAGGAGCGCCTCATGAACCCTACGATCGATCTGGTCAGCAACATCGAAAAGTACTCGAAG ATCAAGGAGTGCTTCAGCTCGGTCGAGAAGGATACCAAGGACCTAGTAAAGGAGTCGGAAAAGGCTTACAAAGAATGCTCCAAGGACAAGAGCAACACCAGCTGCGGTTCCGAAGGTACGAGAGAGCTCGACGAGGGACTCATCGATTTGGAGCAGGAACTATCGGACTGTATCGTTGAGAAGCGTGACGAAGACTCAGAGTAG